From the genome of Triticum aestivum cultivar Chinese Spring chromosome 3B, IWGSC CS RefSeq v2.1, whole genome shotgun sequence, one region includes:
- the LOC123071937 gene encoding EPIDERMAL PATTERNING FACTOR-like protein 9 isoform X2, translating to MASGSPTTTSSSLLLFFLLSCLLIGHALCNQGHHGSISGADYGEQYAHQGLPEEHTDLQENIKGLNKEKPPKYARRMLIGSIAPICTYNECRGCRSKCTAEQVPVDANDPMNSAYHYKCVCHR from the exons ATGGCCAGTGGCAGCCCCACAACTACCTCCAGCtccctgctcctcttcttcctcctctcttgctTGCTCATCGGCCATGCTCTCTGCAACCAAGGCCACCATGGCAGCATCTCAG GTGCAGACTATGGAGAACAATATGCTCACCAGGGATTACCTGAAGAACATACGGACTTGCAAGAGAACATCAAG GGTCTAAACAAGGAGAAACCGCCCAAGTATGCAAGGAGAATGCTGATTGGTTCAATTGCTCCCATATGCACGTACAACGAATGCAGGGGGTGTCGATCCAAGTGTACTGCTGAGCAAGTTCCGGTGGATGCAAATGACCCCATGAATAGTGCCTATCATTACAAGTGTGTCTGCCACAGGTGA
- the LOC123071937 gene encoding EPIDERMAL PATTERNING FACTOR-like protein 9 isoform X1 has translation MASGSPTTTSSSLLLFFLLSCLLIGHALCNQGHHGSISGADYGEQYAHQGLPEEHTDLQENIKQGLNKEKPPKYARRMLIGSIAPICTYNECRGCRSKCTAEQVPVDANDPMNSAYHYKCVCHR, from the exons ATGGCCAGTGGCAGCCCCACAACTACCTCCAGCtccctgctcctcttcttcctcctctcttgctTGCTCATCGGCCATGCTCTCTGCAACCAAGGCCACCATGGCAGCATCTCAG GTGCAGACTATGGAGAACAATATGCTCACCAGGGATTACCTGAAGAACATACGGACTTGCAAGAGAACATCAAG CAGGGTCTAAACAAGGAGAAACCGCCCAAGTATGCAAGGAGAATGCTGATTGGTTCAATTGCTCCCATATGCACGTACAACGAATGCAGGGGGTGTCGATCCAAGTGTACTGCTGAGCAAGTTCCGGTGGATGCAAATGACCCCATGAATAGTGCCTATCATTACAAGTGTGTCTGCCACAGGTGA